The following proteins are co-located in the Phragmites australis chromosome 10, lpPhrAust1.1, whole genome shotgun sequence genome:
- the LOC133883670 gene encoding uncharacterized protein LOC133883670 — protein MALASVYPNRHLDRLSRFVYRPWSMQRNIGVRRSEKKQSKPHSLIPFACATTKCIDAAKATKGVTDNNPRADDIWFPLIYTNSSHRDGAIYKNLHLQEEWSDADITDRSETRLEPMMFSKATRSCLPDPENCMFHFPQHMLQFISLTLAESHISSGSIQLYGYIAVRDEMDSMLNYVLNHSRDDPIIVQQGSLIEMTGPKRGIEMEFPVLIEFDMRIKNGEQEKDDLQLIDGAIACRHRRPWKPIINRITGNCGAVDISLAYVEHAVEATIEVVISEVQRGFSLSLTSLVYIKEDFEEVQLFHGSIGQSRGLRRFVVAVTLGTRMFLRFRVGSNNVERYRSFKAKLHGCVTRQIKLEQASFSVKVTWSTI, from the exons ATGGCGTTAGCGTCAGTCTATCCAAATCGACATCTGGATCGTCTTTCCCG ATTTGTTTACAGACCATGGAGCATGCAACGCAACATTGGAGTAAGAAGAAGTGAGAAGAAGCAGAGTAAGCCGCACTCGCTCATCCCGTTCGCTTGTGCCACTACCAAATGCATTGATGCAGCAAAGGCAACCAAGGGGGTCACAGATAACAATCCCAGGGCGGATGATATATGGTTCCCGCTTATCTATACAAATAGCAGCCACCGTGATGGTGCCATATACAAGAATTTGCATCTTCAGGAAGAATGGTCTGATGCTGATATTACTGACCGTAGCGAGA CTCGGTTGGAGCCAATGATGTTTTCGAAGGCCACAAGAAGTTGCTTACCTGATCCAGAAAATTGCATGTTCCATTTTCCACAACACATGTTGCAATTTATCTCACTGACGCTGGCCGAAAGTCATATCAGCAGTGGCTCAATACAATTATATGGATACATAGCAGTTCGGGATGAAATGGATTCCATGCTTAACTATGTTTTAAATCATAGCAGGGATGATCCCATCATCGTGCAGCAG GGTTCTCTCATTGAAATGACTGGCCCTAAGAGAGGCATCGAGATGGAATTCCCTGTTCTAATAGAGTTTGACATGAGGATCAAGAATGGAGAGCAGGAGAAAGATGATCTGCAGCTGATTGACGGAGCAATAGCATGCAGACATCGAAGACCATGGAAACCAATCATAAATCGCATTACTGGTAATTGTGGCGCAGTTGACATATCTTTAGCATATGTTGAGCATGCAGTGGAGGCCACAATAGAAGTTGTCATATCAGAAGTACAGAGGGGTTTCAGTTTATCTCTAACTTCCCTTGTTTATATTAAGGAGGACTTTGAAGAAGTTCAGCTTTTTCATGGCTCTATTGGTCAGTCGCGGGGCCTAAGAAGGTTTGTGGTTGCTGTCACGTTGGGTACTCGGATGTTTTTGAGGTTCAGGGTAGGTAGCAATAATGTTGAACGTTATCGTTCCTTTAAAGCTAAGCTACATGGATGTGTCACTCGACAGATAAAGCTTGAGCAAGCTTCTTTCTCGGTGAAGGTGACTTGGTCCACTATTTGA